CGACCCCGGTCACGGACCAGGGCAGATGGAGGCATTCGGGTGTCAGACACAGCCGTGAGGGAAAGCTCAGCGACGATGACGCCGGAACAGGCGGCCTGGTTCTCTGAGACGTTCGCCCGACTGGTCGCGAACGTCGAAAAGGTGCTGCTGGGTAAGACCGCCGTCATCCGGCTCGGTTTCGTCGCCCTGTTCAGCGAGGGACACCTGCTGCTCGAAGACTTTCCCGGCACCGGGAAGACCTCGTTTGCCCGGGCGATGGCGCAGAGCGTGCGCGGCACCAGCAACCGGGTTCAGTTCACGCCAGACCTGCTGCCCGGTGACATCACCGGAGTGAGCATCTACGACCAGCGCAGCGGCGCGTTCGATTTTCACCGGGGACCGGTGTTCGCGAACATCGTGCTCGCCGACGAGATCAACCGGGCAAGCCCCAAGACCCAGGCCGCACTGCTCGAAGTGATGGAAGAGGGACGCGTCACCGTCGATGGGGTGACCCATCCGGTGTCCGCGCCGTTCATGGTGATCGCCACTCAGAACCCGATCGAGCAGGCCGGCACCTACCGGCTGCCCGAAGCACAGCTCGACCGGTTCCTGATGAAGGCATCGATCGGCTATCCCGACCACGCGTCAACGCTGCGGATCCTCGAAGGTGCCGGCACCAAGGCGCACGACGTCACCGTGCCCGAAATCGTCACCTCCGACGTGGTCATCGACATGGCGGGGCTCGCTCGCACCGTGCACGTCGACCCCTCGATCAACGACTACGTCTCCCGCCTGGTCGACGCCACCCGCAGCACCACCGAGGTGCGCCTCGGAGCGAGTGTGCGCGGCGCGCTTGCCCTGGTGCGCGCTGCCAAGACCTTCGCTGCCGCGAACGGCCGGCACTACGTCGTGCCCGACGACATCAAGATGCTCGTCGAGCCTGTGCTGGCCCACCGTCTGGTGCTGGACGCCGAAGCCGAGTTCGACGGCGTGACCGCGTCAAGCATCATCAGCCAGATCCTGATCGAAACGCCGCCGCCCACCGACAGGCAAGCCGTGTGAAGAAGGCCCTGAACCCGGGGCGCGCGGCGAAAACGAGGACGAGCGCGAACGCTTCGTCGACACGATCGCGGTTCGACAGCGATTTCGCGACGGCGACCGCCGGCCTGACCAACGCACGCACCCGCATTGTCGGCCATCGCACCGGATTTTGGGCCGACACCGTCGTCGCGCTGGCGCGCGCCCTGAACTCGAGCCGCACATTGCTCGCCACGATCGCCAGCCGGGTCGGCGCGGTGGTCACCCCGCTGGGCTGGACCATGGCGGTGCTGGCGCCGTTCGCGTTGATCGCCGGATACCTGCTCGGCTGGGTCGAGCTGATCGTGCTCGGCTTCGCCGGGCTGGTGCTGCTCGGCGTGGCGGCCGTGTACCTGATCGGCCGGGTCGCCCATCGCATCTCGCTCACCGTGCCGCACAACCGGGTCACCGTCGGGGAGCCCGCGATCGGCCGAGTGGAAGCCGCCAACCCCACCCGCCGCCGACTGCTCAGCATGACCGTTGAGGTGCCGGTCGGTGCCGGCCTCGCCGAGTTCACCATGCCGGGCCTGCCCAAGGGTGGCTCCAGTGAACACGACTTCGTCGTGCCCACCGGGCGACGGGGCGTCGTCACCGTCGGACCGGTGCGCACCGTGCGCGCCGACCCTGTGGGCCTGGTGCGGAGGGAGATCCTATTCAGTGGCAGCGCGGAACTGTTCATCCACCCGCGCACCATCCCGCTGCCCGCGACCAGCACCGGCCTGATCCGCGACCTGGAGGGCAGCCCCACCCGCGACCTCACCACGAGCGACATCTCATTCCACGCGCTGCGCGAGTACACGCCGGGTGACGAGCGTCGCAACATCCACTGGAAGTCGACAGCGAAGACCGGCACGTACATGGTGCGCCAGTTCGAGGAGTCCCGGC
This Salinibacterium sp. ZJ450 DNA region includes the following protein-coding sequences:
- a CDS encoding MoxR family ATPase → MTPEQAAWFSETFARLVANVEKVLLGKTAVIRLGFVALFSEGHLLLEDFPGTGKTSFARAMAQSVRGTSNRVQFTPDLLPGDITGVSIYDQRSGAFDFHRGPVFANIVLADEINRASPKTQAALLEVMEEGRVTVDGVTHPVSAPFMVIATQNPIEQAGTYRLPEAQLDRFLMKASIGYPDHASTLRILEGAGTKAHDVTVPEIVTSDVVIDMAGLARTVHVDPSINDYVSRLVDATRSTTEVRLGASVRGALALVRAAKTFAAANGRHYVVPDDIKMLVEPVLAHRLVLDAEAEFDGVTASSIISQILIETPPPTDRQAV
- a CDS encoding DUF58 domain-containing protein; its protein translation is MKKALNPGRAAKTRTSANASSTRSRFDSDFATATAGLTNARTRIVGHRTGFWADTVVALARALNSSRTLLATIASRVGAVVTPLGWTMAVLAPFALIAGYLLGWVELIVLGFAGLVLLGVAAVYLIGRVAHRISLTVPHNRVTVGEPAIGRVEAANPTRRRLLSMTVEVPVGAGLAEFTMPGLPKGGSSEHDFVVPTGRRGVVTVGPVRTVRADPVGLVRREILFSGSAELFIHPRTIPLPATSTGLIRDLEGSPTRDLTTSDISFHALREYTPGDERRNIHWKSTAKTGTYMVRQFEESRRSHLVIALSLAHGDYGNDDEFELAVSVAASLGVRAIRDSRDVAVVASARTPEFAKRKVFAVKAMSTLKRSRLLDDLAVVDRAETALGILDLARVASDKVPGVSVAFLVIGSTPTPTMLRAASTQFAAGVEVVAIVCDPEAVPGLRRVAGLSVLTIGYLEDLQKALARSRAVA